CATGCCGGCGCCCCACCGATGGGCGCTACGGCGATAACCCCAACCGGGCCCAGCACTACTTCCAGTACCAGGTGCTGATCAAGCCCAGCCCCGATGGCATCCAGGAGACCTACCTCGCTTCGCTCGAGGCCCTGGGCATCAAGGCGGCTGACCACGACATCCGCTTCGTGGAGGACAACTGGGAGTCGCCCACCCTCGGTGCCTGGGGTGTGGGCTGGGAGGTTTGGCTCGATGGCATGGAGGTCACCCAGTTCACCTACTTCCAGCAGTGCGGTGGCATCGACTGCCGGCCCGTGTCGATTGAGATCACCTATGGCCTCGAGCGCCTGGCCATGTATCTCCAGGACGTGGAGAGCATCTGGGATCTCTCCTGGGACGGCAACCGCTCCTACGGCGACATCTGGCTGCCCTTTGAAAAGGGCCAGTGCACCTACAACTTCGAAGCCTCCAACCCCGAGCGGCTCAAGCAGCTGTTTGCCATCTACGAAGCCGAAGCCGCCGATCTGGTGGCCAAGCAATTGCCGGCGCCGGCGCTCGACTTCGTGCTCAAGTGCAGCCACACCTTCAACCTGCTCGAGGCCCGCGGTGTGATCTCGGTGACGGAGCGCACCGCCACCATCGGCCGTATCCGCAACCTGGCCCGGCAAGTAGCCGAGGCCTGGCTGGCGGAGCGGGAAGCGCTGGGCTTCCCACTGCTGGAGCGCTAAGGATCTGGGCTCGGCGGCGGCACCGGCACCGCCGGTCCATCGAGCGTGTTACTGCACAGATCCAGCACGATCCGCTGCCCCACGCTGCCTGGAGCGGGGGTGTCCCAGCCCTGCCAGGTGCCGTCGATCCGCCAGTTCTGGCGCAGGCTCGTGCATTGCACGGCCACGGCCGTGGCGGCTGAGCCCCGCAGCCCCAGATCGCTGATCGAGGGCTTCACCAGGGTGATGCGCACGCCGCCGGGGTGCAGCCGCCAGCCCGACCAATCCACGGCAGTGCTGTTGAACCATTTCCAGCGCGCTTTGCCGGAGAGCTCCCGCAGTTCGAGTTCGGCGCGATCGCGCCGCTCAGCGGGGCTCAGCAGCAGTGCGGCGGCGGCCTCAGCGCTGCTGCCCTCAGGCGGGGGTGGTGCCACGGCATCGGCAGGTGCGTTGCTGCGGGTGGAGGCGCCTGGCGCCCCAGGCAGTTTCAACACCTCGCCCACCTGCAGCAGGGTGGGATCGCTGATGCCGTTGAGGTCGATCAACGCCTGCAGGTCCACGCGATAGCGCAGGGCCAGCTGTTCCAGTGTGTCGCCCTCCACCACCGTGATGGTGCGGGGCTGGCCCCAACTGGGCCCTGCGGCGATCAGCGCCAGGCTGCAGGCCAGTGCCAGGAAGCGCTGCCGTCGCTCCATCACCCCAGGGATCTCGGCGGAACCTTAAGGGAACACTCCCAGTAGTGCTGTTGCGAATCAGGCCATGGGTGCGGTGGGTCTGGGCGTTCTGTTGCTGGCGCTGGCGATCGGTGTGTTGCCGCTGAGCGGGCCGCTCAAGCTCGGCTTGCTCGGGGCGCTGCTCCTGGCGGTGGTGCTTGGGCTGAGGCGCCGGCCGCGCCTGCTGGTGCTGTTGTTGCTGGTGCTGCCGCTGAGTTGCGGCCGTGGTGTGCTCGGCCAGCCCCACCAAGCTCCCTCCGATCCGGTGCATCGCTTGGCGGGCTCGGCGCGTGAGCCGGTTACCCTCACCGCCCAGCTGCTGGAGGATCCACGGCCTGATCCCAGCGGGCAGCGCTGCCGGGCTCTGGCCCAGTTGCCTGGTGGTCGCAGTGAGCTTCAGTTCAGCCCTTGCCCGGCTGTGCGCATGGGGTGGCGGCTGCAGCTTGATGGCATGCTGCGCAAGCTGCCGCCAGCGCCCCATCCGCTGCTCTCCGGTTCAGCCGAGCGCCTGCAGCGCCGCGAAGCCTGGACGGCATTGGATGTGCAGCAGTGGCAGGTGTTGCAGCGGGCGCCAACCCCCATTGCCGACCTTCGGCGCCAGATCGGGCTGGCGTTGCGCCAGGCGGGGGGTGAACGGGCCGGTGGGGTGCTCTCTGCGCTGGTGCTCGGCAGTGCCGTGAGCCCCTTGCCGCAGGAGGTGCGGGAGGCGTTTCGGGCGGCGGGTTTGTCCCATGCGTTGGCGGCGAGCGGATTTCATCTGAGCGTGTTGCTCGGTGCGGTGCTGGTGATCGCTCGGCCTTTGCCGGCGGCCCTGCGCTGGGCGTTAGCCCTTGGCGCGATGGGGATCTTCCTGTTGCTGGCTGGTGCGCAGCCCTCGGTGGTGCGAGCTGTGTTGATGGGAGCGGTGGCCTTTGGTCTGCAGGAATGCGGCCGGCGCAGTCGTCCCCTTTCGGTGTTGTTGCTGTGCCTGCTGGTGATGCTGCTGTTGCGGCCGGCCTGGTTGCTTGATGTGGGCTTTCAGCTCAGTGCGGCCGCCACGGCGGGTTTGATCCTCACGGCCCGGCCGCTGGAGCAGCAGTTGAGAGGCGTTGCCCCCGCCTGGGCTGCTGCTGCGATGGCGGTGCCGGTGGCGGCCTCGCTGTGGACGATTCCGTTGCAGTTGCTCCATTTCGGTGCGCTGCCCCTCTACGCCGTGCCCGCCAACCTGCTGGTGGGGCCGCTGCTCACGCCGCTCACCCTGGGGGCGATGGCGATGGCGGCTCTGGCGTTGCTCTGCCCGCCGTTGATGACGGCCCTCGGTTGGTTGTTGGTGCCGGTGGCGCACGTGCTGGTGTGGCTGGTGCGTCAGCTGGCGGCGCTGCCCTTGGCTCAGTGTCAGCTGGGCCGTCTGTCGCCCTGGCTGGCGCTGGCCTCGGCGCTGGGCCTTTTGCCTTGGTTGGTGCCGCAGCTGCGCCGCTGGCGCCTGTGGGCTGCGCTGCTGTTGGGGTGTGTGGCGGCTGCGCAGTTCCACTTGCTCCGTGCTGATCAGCTGCTGTTGGTGGAGGACGGCAGCCGCCAGTGGTTGTTGGCACGCCATGGCGGACGGGCGGCGCTGATCAGCCGCCGCGCGGATGGCCTCAGCTGCAGCCGCGGGGCGCAGCTGGCCCAGGGGCTGGGGGTGCAGCGCTTCGATTGGGTGCTGTCGTTGGACGCGCTTCCGCCAGAGCCCCCTGCCTGTTGGGCGGCGCTGACGCCCACCCTGTTGGCTGGTCAGAACGGCAGTCCGCCCTTGGCTCGCGGTCAGCGGTTGCAGAGCGCGGGGCTGGCGGTGGAGGCCGTGTCGGACACCAGTCAGGCCCT
This sequence is a window from Synechococcus sp. HK05. Protein-coding genes within it:
- a CDS encoding LysM domain-containing protein produces the protein MERRQRFLALACSLALIAAGPSWGQPRTITVVEGDTLEQLALRYRVDLQALIDLNGISDPTLLQVGEVLKLPGAPGASTRSNAPADAVAPPPPEGSSAEAAAALLLSPAERRDRAELELRELSGKARWKWFNSTAVDWSGWRLHPGGVRITLVKPSISDLGLRGSAATAVAVQCTSLRQNWRIDGTWQGWDTPAPGSVGQRIVLDLCSNTLDGPAVPVPPPSPDP
- a CDS encoding ComEC/Rec2 family competence protein, producing the protein MGAVGLGVLLLALAIGVLPLSGPLKLGLLGALLLAVVLGLRRRPRLLVLLLLVLPLSCGRGVLGQPHQAPSDPVHRLAGSAREPVTLTAQLLEDPRPDPSGQRCRALAQLPGGRSELQFSPCPAVRMGWRLQLDGMLRKLPPAPHPLLSGSAERLQRREAWTALDVQQWQVLQRAPTPIADLRRQIGLALRQAGGERAGGVLSALVLGSAVSPLPQEVREAFRAAGLSHALAASGFHLSVLLGAVLVIARPLPAALRWALALGAMGIFLLLAGAQPSVVRAVLMGAVAFGLQECGRRSRPLSVLLLCLLVMLLLRPAWLLDVGFQLSAAATAGLILTARPLEQQLRGVAPAWAAAAMAVPVAASLWTIPLQLLHFGALPLYAVPANLLVGPLLTPLTLGAMAMAALALLCPPLMTALGWLLVPVAHVLVWLVRQLAALPLAQCQLGRLSPWLALASALGLLPWLVPQLRRWRLWAALLLGCVAAAQFHLLRADQLLLVEDGSRQWLLARHGGRAALISRRADGLSCSRGAQLAQGLGVQRFDWVLSLDALPPEPPACWAALTPTLLAGQNGSPPLARGQRLQSAGLAVEAVSDTSQALLLAAGRWRWGLLPDRQAWWSWREQPGLAVDGLWLGFRPRPAEQAALPALPPARLWWPPAGSASGWRQA
- the glyQ gene encoding glycine--tRNA ligase subunit alpha; its protein translation is MHFQDIISTLNRFWAERGCLILQPYDTEKGAGTMSPHTVLRAIGPEPWAVAYPEPCRRPTDGRYGDNPNRAQHYFQYQVLIKPSPDGIQETYLASLEALGIKAADHDIRFVEDNWESPTLGAWGVGWEVWLDGMEVTQFTYFQQCGGIDCRPVSIEITYGLERLAMYLQDVESIWDLSWDGNRSYGDIWLPFEKGQCTYNFEASNPERLKQLFAIYEAEAADLVAKQLPAPALDFVLKCSHTFNLLEARGVISVTERTATIGRIRNLARQVAEAWLAEREALGFPLLER